One Pyxicephalus adspersus chromosome 3, UCB_Pads_2.0, whole genome shotgun sequence genomic window carries:
- the LOC140327549 gene encoding vomeronasal type-2 receptor 26-like, whose protein sequence is MEEIQRGLQELALGAPTGHPSKVCERLLEIAGELRSLPGQDLAPNVSSPAVPVEPQIPLPEKFSGNREDFPNFRDSCLLYFQVRPIASVTTRQRIGVVISLLKEKMWLFDYLLMRQDNSNVEYKVLHAICSTECLPGYRKALREGFHICCYDCVPCSEGEISNQSDSENCQTCPESEWPNDTKNICVSKVVEYLSYEKDVLVIIFSVSSILFAATSVFILGLFFWFRSTPMVKANNRNLSFILLCSLTLSFLSMFLFLGRPVDITCMLQQIFFGIVFTISVSSILAKTIMVFIAFKASRPGSSCRKWVGVKLPNTVMLFCSSIQVINGILWLSISPPFQEYDMHSYPGKIIIQCNEGSTLSFYITLGYMGFLAAVSFVLAFMVRTLPDSFNEAKYITFSMLVFCSVWIAMIPAFLSTRGKYMVAVEVFAILTSSAGVLFCIFFPKLYILLFKPELNTRKSMLE, encoded by the exons atggaggaaattCAACGGGGCCTACAagagcttgcattaggggctcccaccggtcaccccTCAAAGGTTTgtgagcgcctcctggaaatagcaggtgaattacggtcgcTCCCAGGGCAAGACTTGGCTCCAAACGTATCCAGTCCAGCTGTGCCAGTAGAACCCCAGATTCCTTTACCGGAGAAATTTTCAGGAAACAGAGAagacttccccaacttccgggactcctgtctCCTGTATTTTCAGGTTCGCCCTATTGCCTCCGTCACAACACGTCAACgcattggagtggtcatctccctcctgaaag AAAAGATGTGGCTCTTTGACTATTTGCTAATGAGGCAGGACAACAGTAATGTGGAATACAAAGTTCTTCATGCtat ATGTTCTACAGAATGTCTTCCAGGATACAGAAAAGCCCTAAGAGAAGGATTTCACATATGTTGTTATGATTGTGTTCCGTGTTCAGAGGGAGAAATATCAAACCAGTCTG ACAGTGAAAACTGCCAGACATGTCCTGAAAGTGAATGGCCAAATgatactaaaaatatttgtgtttccaAGGTTGTTGAGTATTTATCATATGAAAAGGATGTTCTTGTTATAATTTTTTCAGTGTCTTCAATCCTATTTGCTGCCACATCTGTCTTTATCCTTGGATTATTTTTCTGGTTTCGGAGCACTCCCATGGTCAAAGCCAATAACCGGAACCTCAGCTTCATTCTGCTCTGCTCTCTCACTCTGAGCTTCCTTTCTATGTTCCTGTTCCTTGGCCGTCCTGTGGATATCACTTGTATGCTGCAACAAATCTTCTTTGGAATTGTCTTCACTATCTCAGTGTCTTCTATCCTAGCCAAAACCATCATGGTCTTCATTGCTTTCAAAGCCTCCAGACCTGGAAGCTCCTGTAGGAAATGGGTGGGAGTCAAACTTCCCAATACAGTCATGTTGTTCTGCTCATCCATTCAGGTTATAAATGGGATTCTTTGGTTGTCCATCTCTCCACCATTTCAGGAGTATGACATGCACTCCTATCCTGGGAAGATCATCATACAATGCAATGAAGGATCAACATTGTCCTTTTATATCACATTGGGTTATATGGGGTTcctggcagctgtgagttttgttctcgctttcatggtgaggacattaccggacagttttaatgaagCCAAGTACAttaccttcagcatgctggtgttctgcagtgtgtggattgccatgatcccggcctttctgagcaccagagggaaatacatggtggctgtggaaGTATTTGCCATTTTGACCTCCAGTGCTGgggttttattctgtatattttttccaaaactgtacattttgctttttaaacctGAGCTGAACACAAGAAAAAGCATGTTGGAGTAA